The proteins below come from a single Danio aesculapii chromosome 25, fDanAes4.1, whole genome shotgun sequence genomic window:
- the tnni2a.1 gene encoding troponin I type 2a (skeletal, fast), tandem duplicate 1, whose translation MSEKKMSSSRKHHLKSLMLSIAKGLLEQEVNDIEVERQRYMAETCQPLSLPGSMQALQELCRDLHRKIDVIDEERYDLEMKVNKSAKEIEDLNIKVIDLKGKFKKPTLRKVRMSADQMLQALLGSKHKVSLDLRANLKQVKKEVKEEDKELRDVGDWRKNVEDKAGMDGRKKMFEAEA comes from the exons AGCTTGATGCTTTCCATCGCTAAGGGTTTACTGGAGCAGGAGGTAAATGACATAGAGGTGGAGAGGCAGAGATACATGGCAGAAACCTGTCAGCCTCTTTCCCTACCTGGATCCATGCAAGCATTACAG GAACTGTGCAGAGATCTTCATCGAAAAATTGATGTCATTGATGAGGAAAGATATGATCTGGAAATGAAAGTCAACAAAAGTGCAAAGGAG ATAGAAGACCTGAATATCAAAGTTATTGACCTGAAGGGCAAGTTCAAGAAGCCAACGCTGAGGAAAGTGCGCATGTCCGCCGATCAGATGCTTCAGGCTCTGCTGGGCTCCAAACACAAGGTCTCTCTGGACCTGAGAGCAAACCTGAAACAAGTCAAGAAGGAGGTCAAAGAGGAG GATAAAGAACTACGTGATGTTGGTGACTGGCGTAAAAATGTTGAAGACAAGGCTGGCATGGACGGCAGGAAGAAGATGTTTGAAGCTGAGGCTTAA
- the tnni2a.2 gene encoding troponin I type 2a (skeletal, fast), tandem duplicate 2 has product MSDKRLSSSKKHSLKSMMLQVAKDLLEAEAVEKKEERKRYMEEHCPEFSCPNSKQELEEFCRELHEKIEVIDEERYVLEHKATMVVNEVKDLNIKIVDLKGKFKKPPLKKVRMSADAMLQALLGSKHKVSMDLRANLKQVKKEVKEENKDLRDVGDWRKNIEDKTGMGGRKKMFESEA; this is encoded by the exons ATGTCTGA CAAGCGACTGTCGAGCAGTAAGAAACACAGCCTGAAG AGCATGATGCTCCAGGTTGCAAAAGATTTACTGGAAGCTGAGGCTGTTGAGAAGAAGGAGGAGAGGAAGAGATACATGGAAGAACATTGTCCTGAATTTTCATGCCCAAACTCCAAACAGGAACTAGAG GAGTTCTGCAGAGAATTACATGAAAAAATTGAAGTGATTGATGAGGAAAGATATGTTCTTGAGCACAAAGCCACCATGGTTGTCAATGAG GTCAAAGACTTAAACATAAAGATCGTCGACCTGAAGGGCAAGTTCAAGAAGCCTCCTTTGAAGAAAGTGCGCATGTCTGCTGACGCTATGCTTCAGGCTCTGCTGGGATCCAAACACAAGGTCTCTATGGATCTGAGGGCCAACCTCAAACAAGTCAAGAAGGAGGTCAAAGAGGAG AATAAAGATTTGCGTGATGTTGGTGACTGGCGAAAGAATATTGAGGATAAAACTGGCATGGGCGGCAGGAAGAAGATGTTTGAATCTGAAGCTTAA